AACGGTCTTGCACCTGTTGCTAAAGTACTTGATGATGCATTTGGTATCGAAAAAGGTCTTATGACTACGATACACTCTTATACATCATCTCAACCTATCCTAGATGCTAAACACAAAAAAGACCCAAGAAAAGGGCGTTCAGGAGCAACAAACCTGGTTCCGACAACAACAGGTGCAGCAAAAGCGATCTCAAAAGTATTGCCAAACCTTGAAGGGAAACTCAATGGACAAGCGATCAGAGTGCCTACTCCTGATGTTTCTATGGTTGACCTTACTGTGACACTGAATAAAAATGTAACACTGGATGAAGTCAAAGCTGCTTTCATTCATGCAAGCGAAGGTTCACACCAAGGTATCCTCGGTGTAGATACAGAATACAGAGTATCACAAGACTTTGTCGGTGAAGAGCTAAGCTCAGTAGTAGCACTTGACACGATCCAGGTGATCGGAGACAATATGGTCAAGGTACTTTCATGGTATGACAATGAGTGGGGATACTCATGCAGACTTGTAGATATGGCACTTCATATCAGTAAATAAGACAAGTACCAATCGTGACAAGTCACGCAAGAGCCGTCTACGGAAGACAGCCACGTGAAGAGCGGCTTTGCTCTTCTTAAAATCAGTATAAAAAAAGAGGAAAAGAATTGAAAGATATTAAAAATCTAGATATTGCAGGTAAACGTGTATTTATACGTTGTGACTTTAACGTACCTAAAGATGAGTTTGGGAATATTACAGATGATAGACGTATCCGTTCCGCACTGCAAACTATCCGTTACTGTATCGACAGAGAGTGTAAAATCATCCTAGCTTCTCATTATGAAAGACCGGAGCCGGGACAGTACGAAGAGAGATTTTCACTTGCGCCGGTTGCAAAGAGACTACATACACTTCTCAAGATCAAAAATGAGATCTACATGGCAAATGATGTAGTCGGTGAAGATGCAAGAAGCAAAGCCGAAAAGCTTCAGGGTGGTGATATTCTTTTGCTTGAGAACCTACGTTATGAAGCAGGTGAGACTTCCAATGATATAGATTTTGCTAAAAAACTAGCAGACTTTGCAGACTTTTATGTCAATGATGCTTTTGGTGCATGTCACAGAAAACATGCTTCTATCCACGCGATAACACAGTTCTTTGATAAGGACCACAAAGCAGTGGGTTTCTTGATGGAAAAAGAGATCAATTTTTTCTCTAAAGTAATAGAAAACCCTGTTAGACCATTTGTTGCAGTTGTGGGAGGAAGTAAAGTTTCAGGAAAACTTCAAGCACTTACTAACCTCATCGAAAAAGTAGATAAAGTGATTATCGGTGGAGGAATGGCGTTTACCTTCCTTAAAGCACAAGGTCATGAGATCGGAAATTCATTGGTTGAAGATGAGTTGATCGATGAAGCAAAAGCGATCATGGAAAAAGCAACGCAAAACGGTGTAAAGTTCTATCTTCCTGTAGATATAGTCGTTGCTCCTGAGTTTTCTGAAAATACCACTGTAAAGTTCCTACCTACACAAGAGATACCGAAAGGGTGGATGGGACTTGATATCGGACCGGCAAGCAGCCGTCTTTTCCGAGAAGCACTTAATGATGCACAAACCATCATTTGGAATGGACCGATGGGTGTGTATGAGATGGATCGCTTCTCGAAGGGAAGTATTGCAATGTCACACAATATTGCACAGACACATGCAACGACCATTGTAGGCGGTGGAGATACAGCGGACGTAGTCAATAAAGCCGGTGATGCAGATGAAATGACCTTTGTTAGTACAGGTGGCGGTGCTAGCCTCAAACTGATTGAGGGCGAAGAGCTTCCTGGTCTAGAGGCATTGAAGTAATATGATATTTGCAGCCAATTTCAAAACAAATCATACAAGAAGTAGCACAAAACTCTATCTTGATGCTTTGAGTCAAAAAATCGCTGCAAAAAAAAGTGAGGATCAGGTTTATATCTTTCCTCCTGCTACTGCACTGGATCACTACAAGGGTGACTTTACCTTAGGTGCACAGAATGCATACCCGACGCAAAATGGTGCATTTACCGGAGAGATCGGACTTGACCAGCTTGAAGAGTTTGACATCAAAACGATCCTTATCGGTCACAGTGAAAGACGTGAACTGATGGGAGAATCCCAAGAAAAAGTGGCCGAAAAATTTGACTTCTTTAAAGCACAGGGTTTTGAAATCATCTACTGTATCGGTGAGCCCTTGGAAGTACGAGAACAAGGGGATGAATCAGTCAATATCTATCTTTTAGAACAATTTGAGGGTATTGATACAGCTTATGAGAAACTTATCATAGCCTATGAGCCTATTTGGGCTATCGGTACAGGAAGAAGTGCCACTATGGAAGAGATCGTCTCAACACATAAAGCGCTTAGAAAAGCTGTAGCTTGTCCATTACTCTATGGTGGAAGTGCCAACCCGGACAATATCAAAGAAATCGCAGCTATTGAAAATGTAGATGGTGTATTGGTTGGAAGTGCATCCCTGGATGCAGAAAAATTTGCCTCGATGATCTTAAGCTAAGATCATCTTATTTTCGTAGGGAAAAGATACCCTACTTTCTAAGCAGTTAATACTGCTTCTTATTTAAAGAGATCCGCAAGTGCTGAAGTATCTGTTGTTTTTTCCGCTTCCATAGTTTCTGTAGTCTCTGGTGCTCTCTCAGCAATCCCTTCAACTTCATTCAACTCGATAGCATATCCTGTCAACATGGATGCTAGACGGATATTGATACCTGACTTACCAATCGCTTTTGCTTTTTGATCTGATGTGATACTGATCACTGCCTTTTTCTTCGCTTGATCCACTTTGATACTTTTTGTGATCGCAGGGCTCAAGGCACGTGTGATATAGATCTCAGGGATAGGAGAATACTCGATACAGTCAATGTTTTCACCGCACAGCTCAGCACTCACGGCATTGATACGTACACCTTTTACCCCTACCGCTGCTCCGATAGGATCTACATTTGCTTGATCCGTTTTCAGTGCAAGCTTTGCCCTTTCACCAGGGATTCTAGCCGATCCTACAATCTCAACAACGCCGTCTTCTATCTCAGGTACTTCTTTTGCCATAAGTGCTTCAAGAAATTTCGGTGAAGTTCTTGTAAGCTCTAGAAACAATCCCTGTCTTGGATCAACACTTACATAACGCAACAATGCTTTGATCGTATCTCCGTGTTTAAACTTTTCACCTTTGATACGGTTTCTAAGCGTCAAAACACCTTTTAGTTCACCGATCTCAACATAGGTATTTTCATCTGCATCAATTCGGCTTACATTACCGATCATGACCGTACCTATCTTATCTTTATACTTCTCAAAAAGATCCTGTTCTATACGTCTTTGGATATGATATTCAAGCTCTTTGAAAAGATTTGCCGAAGCTGTACGCCCGAAATCTTCCAATACAAACTCTTCTTTAAGTTGATCGCCAAGTTCGATTGATTCATCAAACTCTTTTGCATCTGAAAGAGAAATAAAACTATCTGATTCTACCTCTTGTGTCTTGCCCTCTTTCATAATCTCAGTATAAAGTTTTTCATCATCATCTTTAACAACTGTAATCACTTTATTGATCTCATAGGTTTTCTTATTTGGGTCGATCATTACCTCAAATGTACTTGTAGGAGAGCTTAGTTTTTTTGCAGTATTTGTCAATGCTTCTTTAAATGCATCAATCGCACTCTCTCTTGATAAGTTTTTTTCTAATGCTATAGCTTCAATAATATCTAATATCTTTTCCAATATATATCCTTGTTTATCATTTTACTAATGGTTATATTTTTCTCGTTACATACTCTGTTTCAATATTAACCGCTACAAGAGGTAACATAACAGTGTTAAGAACATCTAGGAAGTGGTGTTTTTGAAGAGGATCATTATAGCTAAACGTAGCTTTACGAAAAATAAAGTATAATCATATTAATTATGAGTATAGAATAAAAGGAATGTAGATGAAACTAAAACTTGCTAGAACGACTCTAAAAGCAAAACCAAAGACCATTGAATTAGACAAATTGGAAGAAGAGTTAGCAGACAGATCTATATTCTATTTTGATAAAGAAAACTCTCATAAAGAGCTTAAAGAGCTGATTGAGTATTTTGAAGAAAAAGGATACTCAGTCTATATGAGAGAAGTAAGATACGGAATGGATGAAAATGAGTACATCTACGAAGTACACATTATCGCCTAATCCTCTAAAACCTACTAAAAAGAAGAATTATCTTGTCTAAAAAACTTTTTATCGAAACACTTGGTTGTGCGATGAATGTTCGTGATAGCGAGCATATGATCGCAGAGCTTAATCAAAAAGAACCCTATGAACTTACCGAAAATATAGAAGATGCCGACCTGATCATTATCAACACCTGCTCGGTACGTGAAAAACCGGTTGCAAAACTTTTCAGTGAGATCGGTATATTTAACAAACGCAAAAAAGAAGGTGCAAAGATCGGTGTCACCGGTTGTACCGCATCACATCTGGGTCAAGACATCATCAAACGTGCCCCGGTCGTAGATTTTGTTTTGGGTGCCAGAAATGTCTCTAAAATTACTGATGTTCTAGAGAAAAAACATGCGGTTGAGATCTCTACAGACTATGATGAAAGTACTTATGCCTTTGGCGAATATCGAAGCAACCCTTACAAGGCAATGGTCAACATCTCCATAGGATGTGATAAACAGTGTACCTTCTGTATCGTTCCTGCTACAAGAGGAGAGGAGATCTCTATCCCTAGTGATCTGATCGTACAGGAGATCACTAAAGCAGTAGCAACAGGGGCAAAAGAAGTCATGCTGCTGGGACAAAATGTCAATAACTATGGACGCCGTTTTGGAGGGAGTGAAGAGAAGATCAACTTTACACAACTACTTCAAAAAATATCCAAGATCGAAGGGTTGGAGCGTATTCGCTTTACTTCTCCACACCCGCTTCATATGGATGATGCTTTCTTGGAAGAGTTTGCTTCTAATCCAAAGATATGTAAACAGATACATGTCCCGCTTCAAAGCGGTTCGACAAAGATCCTTCAGGCGATGAAACGCGGTTATACAAAAGAGAACTTCCTCAACCGTTGTACAAAGATCCGTTCACTCTGTCCGGAAGCTACGATCTCAACGGATATTATTGTTGGTTTCCCGGGAGAGAGTAATCAAGATTTTGAAGATACGATGGATGTGCTTGAACAAGTACAATTTGAGCAAGTATTCTCATTCAAGTATTCTCCTAGACCGCATACGGAAGCGCAGCACTTTACCGATGTAATTCCTGATGAGATCGCTTCAGAAAGGCTCAGTCGCTTGCAGGCAAGACATTTTGAAATGCTAGCGGCACAAATGGATGATCAACTAGGAAAAGTACATAAGGTCTACTTTGATGAACTCAAACCAAATGGAAGAGTTTCAGGGCGGACTGATGATGGGAGATTGGTCTTTGTAGAGGGAAGCGAAGAGCTTCTAGGACAGATCAAAGATGTCAAGATCACAAAAACATCCAGAGCCTCTCTTGATGGCGAGGTGATAAACTAAGTACGCTGATCATGGGAAAGAAAAAAGATATTACACGAGCCATAGCAACAGTGATCCTTCCTCCCCTAGGCTATCTTCTTATGAGGTTTTACTGGTATACCTCTAAAAAATCTTTCCACATTGAAGGCGAGATCACCCAGGCTCAAGGGGTCATTGTCTGCTGGCATGGAGAACTTCTTCTCTCTCCTCAGGCTTACCGCCATATCCATAAAACACAATCTGCTTCAGGTATCATCTCCAGACATTTTGATGGAGAAATCATAGCCAGGGTACTGAACTACTTTCATATCACTCCTTTAAGGGGTTCAAGCTCCCGTGGAGCAAAACAGGTCCTTTTAGAAGCCTTTCGTAGTCTAAAAAAGGGGGATGATCTGCTTGTCACTCCTGATGGACCAAGAGGGCCAAGACATGAAGTGAGTGACGGTGCACTGGCACTGGCCATGAAAGGCAAGCTTCCTATCTATGCAGTGAATTTCACCTGTGGCAAGTACTGGCAATTTGGCAGCTGGGATAAATTTGTCATTCCCAAACCATTTTCAAAAATTGACTTTTACATTAAAGTACTCCGTCTAGATGATATGAAAATAGATGAAGCAAAAGTGTATCTCACCGATAAAATGTTGGAACATACTATTATATAGATGAAAAATAAGCTGCAGGATCTCACAGACAGTTTTTTAGACTATCTTGTGGATATAAGAGGTTATTCAGAAGCGACCCTAACCACCTATGAGATAGCGCTAAGGCAGATGATTGAGGTAAGCCACTTCTATAAGGAAGATGGTTCTCTCGTACTTGACATAACCCCATACAGATTTCAAATCGCAAAAAAGAACAAACATACCATTGCTGCCAGATTGACAGCTATCCATTCATTCATCAAGTATCTGGAAGGACAAGAAGATTTGCGGGTCAGACTGATTGCCGGTGAGTCTATTAAAGTGCCAAAAAGCCTTCCAAAGCCTATAGAAGCACAATATATACAGGAAGTACTCCAAAGTGCTACCCTCGAAGATAAGCTCATGATCTCTCTGCTCTATGGGCTTGGTTTGCGTATTACAGAACTGAGTACACTTCAGCTCTCGCAAATACAACAAGAATGGGTACAGGTTAGAGGGAAAGGAAACAAAGTGAGAGAGTTACCGCTTTTATCTAGTATCAGGGAACTCATCGAGATCTATATAGCAACCTATACACCCAAAAAGTATCTTTTCGAAAAAGGTAATGTTCCCCTTAACAGTGCCCAGCTTCGTTATAAACTGACCAAACTCTTCAAATCACACGGGATCAAAGCAACCCCTCACCAACTTCGTCACTCCTTTGCCACCCACCTGCTTAATGAAGGAGCAAGGATTGCCGATGTGAGTGAACTCTTAGGCCATACAACGATGGCCACCACACAGGTCTATACAAAACTTGGTACATCTAAAAAGATGAATGAGTATATGAAAGCGCATCCCCTAGCTCAACAAACATCAAAAGATAGTAGCAAAGAGTGAAGGTTCGATCCCTTCTGCAAAACAGTAAGGCCGTATCTTGACAGGTATTTTGCTTACTCTGCACCTTTCTTTAAAATCCTTTGGCATATCGGCAGAACGGTATGGTGCAATATAAAGAAGTCCATTCTGTTCTTCTATCGCCCACTTACCGCCGATGACCAGACTCTTTGATCTTTCAAGTTCTTCTCTTTGTGATGCGCTCATTAGATATCCCATATTTTTGAGTACCGTATCAGCTGCCTGTATCTTAGCTTCCATAGCATAAAGCCTAATGATATGTAACTGCTTTTGTCTATGTAACAGTTCAAATTGGCTCACTAACCTTTTTTGATCAAACTTCAAGTATCTAAAACTGCGTTTTATCCCCTCTTTATACTCTGCAATCAACGGATCTGAAAAGTTTTTTCTAAAGTAGTTGCGTTCATACTTTACCTCTTGATTACTCTCATCAATGAAATAGGGATAATTATTTGACTCAAGATACTCCAGTAGTTCCTCTTTACTTACTTCAAGAAGGGGGCGTATAAGCAGATAATGCTCTTTGGTGCATACAGATTCCAATCCCAGTAATTCTGAAAGTCCTGCACCCTTAGAGAGTCTCATAAGCAGCCATTCTAGCTGGTCATTAAGCTGGTGTGCTGTCAAAAGCGTTTCATAGCCCTCTTTTTGAATCAGATCTTCAAAAAAATCATACCTGAATGTCCTGGCTTTCTCTTCAAAATGACTCTCAAAATGCGGTGCTCTTGTTGTATGACACTTCAAACCATACTTCTGTGCCAACTTCTTAGCATGCTCTTCTTCCACTTCTGAGCTCTCTCTTGTACCGTAGTTGACCAAAGCGATATCAAAAGGGATATGTTGTTCTGTTAAAAGGAAGAAAAGTGCAGAGGAGTCTACCCCTGCTGAAAAAGCTAGAAGATTCTTTTTCGTTTTGAGTGTATTGAGAAGTGGTAGATCTATCATACCTGTTTCACTAAAGATGCAAGAAGCTGGTTTCCGACCAATTCAGTGATATTGGCCTCGTAGACCTTGCCGTATTCAATAGACAGATCCGATGTATCATTGATCAGGATCTCTCCATCAATATCCACTGCCCATATAAGTGGTCTAGCTGAAAGCAGGTACTCATGTTCACTGCTTTCCCCTTCTACTACAAGTTCCACCTTTTTTCCTACCATTGCTTCAAGTGATCTTTGTGTTGAACGATCTGCAATCTCTCCAAGGATCGCAGCTTGTTCCTCTTTGATCTCATCAGGAACCTGCTCCATTGTATAAGCTGTCGTTGTTTCTTCATTAGAGTATGTAAAAGTATTGAACCTGTCAAAACCAAACTCTTCCATAAACTCACACAACCTCTCAAAGCTCTCTTCTGTCTCGCCAGGATGTCCTGCGATCACTGAAGTTCTAATAAAGGCATTTGGCTTGGATTTCATGTATTCAAGCAGTTCAATGGTTTTCTTTTCTCCAAATCCACGTTTCATGATCTTTAACATACCGTCATCGATATGCTGGATAGGCATATCATAGTAGGTTTGGAATACCTCAGAGTCTGCTATCGCATCGATAAGTTCGAAGGTCGTTGTGCTCGGATAGAGATACAAGATACGTGCAGATCTTACACCATCAATGCCCTCAACAGTTCTCACAAGATCAAACAATCCGTCTTTCATTCCCATATCTCTTCCATAGCTTGAAGAGTCCTGAGAGATAAATGAAAAGTCATAAAATCCCTGTGCAACCAGGTTTTCTACCTCTTTTTGTATGGAACTCAACGAACGTGAATGCAACTTTCCTTTAAAGCTTGGTATTGCACAGAAAGAACAGGCTTGGTTACACCCTTCTGCGATCTTGATATACGCATGATAACTTGAACCTGTCACTACCCTTCCTGAGGTTTCAGTAGCCAGGTAGACTTCCGGTGAAAAACTGCTCTGTTTGCTTGCGATCAGCGCATCGATCTTCTCATAGTCACCGACCCCGGTAAAGATATCGATCTCAGGCATCTCAGCTTGCAGCTCCTCTTTATAACGCTCAGAAAGACAACCGCTCATCACTAGGATAGAATCTTTTTTACGTTCATCGTGCAGGCTCAGTACCGTATTGATACTCTCTTGTTTGGCAGCATCGATAAATCCGCAAGTATTTACGATGATCACATCGGCTTCACGGTTATCATCAGTGATCTCATACTCTTT
This is a stretch of genomic DNA from Sulfurovum zhangzhouensis. It encodes these proteins:
- the gap gene encoding type I glyceraldehyde-3-phosphate dehydrogenase, with amino-acid sequence MAVKVAINGLGRIGRCVARIIADRDDIELVAVNASGAHEMIEYNVKYDSVHGTRKDVKVEDGYLCIGKDKAKILAERDPAKLGFAELGVELVLECTGAFLTSESVQPYLDSGIKKVLFSAPAKDDTATFVIGANENDYAGQAIVSNASCTTNGLAPVAKVLDDAFGIEKGLMTTIHSYTSSQPILDAKHKKDPRKGRSGATNLVPTTTGAAKAISKVLPNLEGKLNGQAIRVPTPDVSMVDLTVTLNKNVTLDEVKAAFIHASEGSHQGILGVDTEYRVSQDFVGEELSSVVALDTIQVIGDNMVKVLSWYDNEWGYSCRLVDMALHISK
- a CDS encoding phosphoglycerate kinase, whose product is MKDIKNLDIAGKRVFIRCDFNVPKDEFGNITDDRRIRSALQTIRYCIDRECKIILASHYERPEPGQYEERFSLAPVAKRLHTLLKIKNEIYMANDVVGEDARSKAEKLQGGDILLLENLRYEAGETSNDIDFAKKLADFADFYVNDAFGACHRKHASIHAITQFFDKDHKAVGFLMEKEINFFSKVIENPVRPFVAVVGGSKVSGKLQALTNLIEKVDKVIIGGGMAFTFLKAQGHEIGNSLVEDELIDEAKAIMEKATQNGVKFYLPVDIVVAPEFSENTTVKFLPTQEIPKGWMGLDIGPASSRLFREALNDAQTIIWNGPMGVYEMDRFSKGSIAMSHNIAQTHATTIVGGGDTADVVNKAGDADEMTFVSTGGGASLKLIEGEELPGLEALK
- a CDS encoding triose-phosphate isomerase codes for the protein MIFAANFKTNHTRSSTKLYLDALSQKIAAKKSEDQVYIFPPATALDHYKGDFTLGAQNAYPTQNGAFTGEIGLDQLEEFDIKTILIGHSERRELMGESQEKVAEKFDFFKAQGFEIIYCIGEPLEVREQGDESVNIYLLEQFEGIDTAYEKLIIAYEPIWAIGTGRSATMEEIVSTHKALRKAVACPLLYGGSANPDNIKEIAAIENVDGVLVGSASLDAEKFASMILS
- the nusA gene encoding transcription termination factor NusA, translated to MEKILDIIEAIALEKNLSRESAIDAFKEALTNTAKKLSSPTSTFEVMIDPNKKTYEINKVITVVKDDDEKLYTEIMKEGKTQEVESDSFISLSDAKEFDESIELGDQLKEEFVLEDFGRTASANLFKELEYHIQRRIEQDLFEKYKDKIGTVMIGNVSRIDADENTYVEIGELKGVLTLRNRIKGEKFKHGDTIKALLRYVSVDPRQGLFLELTRTSPKFLEALMAKEVPEIEDGVVEIVGSARIPGERAKLALKTDQANVDPIGAAVGVKGVRINAVSAELCGENIDCIEYSPIPEIYITRALSPAITKSIKVDQAKKKAVISITSDQKAKAIGKSGINIRLASMLTGYAIELNEVEGIAERAPETTETMEAEKTTDTSALADLFK
- a CDS encoding HP0268 family nuclease codes for the protein MKLKLARTTLKAKPKTIELDKLEEELADRSIFYFDKENSHKELKELIEYFEEKGYSVYMREVRYGMDENEYIYEVHIIA
- the miaB gene encoding tRNA (N6-isopentenyl adenosine(37)-C2)-methylthiotransferase MiaB: MSKKLFIETLGCAMNVRDSEHMIAELNQKEPYELTENIEDADLIIINTCSVREKPVAKLFSEIGIFNKRKKEGAKIGVTGCTASHLGQDIIKRAPVVDFVLGARNVSKITDVLEKKHAVEISTDYDESTYAFGEYRSNPYKAMVNISIGCDKQCTFCIVPATRGEEISIPSDLIVQEITKAVATGAKEVMLLGQNVNNYGRRFGGSEEKINFTQLLQKISKIEGLERIRFTSPHPLHMDDAFLEEFASNPKICKQIHVPLQSGSTKILQAMKRGYTKENFLNRCTKIRSLCPEATISTDIIVGFPGESNQDFEDTMDVLEQVQFEQVFSFKYSPRPHTEAQHFTDVIPDEIASERLSRLQARHFEMLAAQMDDQLGKVHKVYFDELKPNGRVSGRTDDGRLVFVEGSEELLGQIKDVKITKTSRASLDGEVIN
- a CDS encoding lysophospholipid acyltransferase family protein, which encodes MGKKKDITRAIATVILPPLGYLLMRFYWYTSKKSFHIEGEITQAQGVIVCWHGELLLSPQAYRHIHKTQSASGIISRHFDGEIIARVLNYFHITPLRGSSSRGAKQVLLEAFRSLKKGDDLLVTPDGPRGPRHEVSDGALALAMKGKLPIYAVNFTCGKYWQFGSWDKFVIPKPFSKIDFYIKVLRLDDMKIDEAKVYLTDKMLEHTII
- a CDS encoding tyrosine-type recombinase/integrase yields the protein MKNKLQDLTDSFLDYLVDIRGYSEATLTTYEIALRQMIEVSHFYKEDGSLVLDITPYRFQIAKKNKHTIAARLTAIHSFIKYLEGQEDLRVRLIAGESIKVPKSLPKPIEAQYIQEVLQSATLEDKLMISLLYGLGLRITELSTLQLSQIQQEWVQVRGKGNKVRELPLLSSIRELIEIYIATYTPKKYLFEKGNVPLNSAQLRYKLTKLFKSHGIKATPHQLRHSFATHLLNEGARIADVSELLGHTTMATTQVYTKLGTSKKMNEYMKAHPLAQQTSKDSSKE
- the tilS gene encoding tRNA lysidine(34) synthetase TilS encodes the protein MIDLPLLNTLKTKKNLLAFSAGVDSSALFFLLTEQHIPFDIALVNYGTRESSEVEEEHAKKLAQKYGLKCHTTRAPHFESHFEEKARTFRYDFFEDLIQKEGYETLLTAHQLNDQLEWLLMRLSKGAGLSELLGLESVCTKEHYLLIRPLLEVSKEELLEYLESNNYPYFIDESNQEVKYERNYFRKNFSDPLIAEYKEGIKRSFRYLKFDQKRLVSQFELLHRQKQLHIIRLYAMEAKIQAADTVLKNMGYLMSASQREELERSKSLVIGGKWAIEEQNGLLYIAPYRSADMPKDFKERCRVSKIPVKIRPYCFAEGIEPSLFATIF
- the rimO gene encoding 30S ribosomal protein S12 methylthiotransferase RimO — its product is MSKKLHLVSLGCTKNLVDSEVMLGRLKEYEITDDNREADVIIVNTCGFIDAAKQESINTVLSLHDERKKDSILVMSGCLSERYKEELQAEMPEIDIFTGVGDYEKIDALIASKQSSFSPEVYLATETSGRVVTGSSYHAYIKIAEGCNQACSFCAIPSFKGKLHSRSLSSIQKEVENLVAQGFYDFSFISQDSSSYGRDMGMKDGLFDLVRTVEGIDGVRSARILYLYPSTTTFELIDAIADSEVFQTYYDMPIQHIDDGMLKIMKRGFGEKKTIELLEYMKSKPNAFIRTSVIAGHPGETEESFERLCEFMEEFGFDRFNTFTYSNEETTTAYTMEQVPDEIKEEQAAILGEIADRSTQRSLEAMVGKKVELVVEGESSEHEYLLSARPLIWAVDIDGEILINDTSDLSIEYGKVYEANITELVGNQLLASLVKQV